Proteins from a single region of Trichoplusia ni isolate ovarian cell line Hi5 chromosome 3, tn1, whole genome shotgun sequence:
- the LOC113508990 gene encoding 28S ribosomal protein S35, mitochondrial, producing the protein MSLFIRNYKPNSLATVYNVKIWRLHSTAAESTQKKDENEEEFRVLDILKKKDRIQRKVTRRADIQPDRSDRMAPDQNWGNVWPGPKTFHPSSVPLPLRQGYVPKGQAPPGKKANAELMKVPNFLHLTPPVIKSQCEAIKQYCTEWPNLLNSQEAIEKHYPVEIITSDYCHASPSIRNPLARIVTLRVKLSTLKLDKHARDKFIRLVGDRYDSSTDLVTITADRCPARIQNTDYVNYLLTACFHEAWNVEEWEKDKTEDDMEYYDWNNNASKKSLVNWHLQKKGESKTLTDDEYKSFDVSEIQHADGYKNAVSDWMNSGESEETVKKYAEAVRKLFGLPEKKVV; encoded by the exons atgagtttatttatCAGAAATTACAAGCCGAACAGCTTAGCGACTGTTTACAATGTCAAGATATGGCGTTTGCACTCAACAGCAGCCGAAAGTACTCAGAAAAAAGACGAAAATGAAGAGGAATTTCGTGTTCTTgatattttgaagaaaaaggATAGAATTCAGAGGAAAGTTACACGTAGAGCTGATATACAGCCTGATAGGTCCGACAGAATGGCTCCAGACCAG AATTGGGGCAATGTGTGGCCAGGACCGAAAACTTTTCATCCATCATCTGTTCCACTACCTCTCCGACAAGGCTACGTGCCTAAAGGCCAGGCACCTCCTGGCAAGAAAGCAAACGCTGAGCTCATGAAAGTGCCCAACTTCCTCCACTTAACTCCTCCAGTGATTAAAAGCCAGTGTGAAGCCATTAAACAGTACTGCACGGAATGGCCAAACCTTCTAAACTCTCAAGAGGCTATTGAGAAGCATTATCCAGTTGAAATTATCACATCAGATTACTGTCATGCCAGCCCATCCATCCGTAACCCTTTAGCAAGGATAGTGACCCTGAGAGTCAAGTTATCAACCCTGAAACTTGACAAACATGCTCGTGACAAGTTTATACGTTTAGTCGGAGACCGTTATGACAGCTCTACAGATTTAGTAACTATAACAGCAGACCGCTGTCCAGCGAGAATACAAAACACGGATTACGTCAATTACTTGTTGACCGCTTGCTTTCATGAAGCGTGGAACGTCGAAGAATGGGAGAAGGATAAAACGGAAGATGATATGGAGTATTACGATTGGAATAATAACGCTTCTAAGAAAAGCCTGGTTAACTggcatttacaaaaaaagggaGAAAGCAAAACATTAACAGATGACGAATACAAATCATTTGATGTATCCGAAATACAACACGCAGATGGATATAAAAATGCAGTGTCGGATTGGATGAATAGCGGCGAAAGTGAAGAAACTGTAAAGAAGTACGCAGAAGCAGTGAGGAAACTGTTTGGGCTACCGGAGAAGAAAGTAGTTTaa